One Pocillopora verrucosa isolate sample1 chromosome 10, ASM3666991v2, whole genome shotgun sequence genomic window carries:
- the LOC131800094 gene encoding histamine H2 receptor-like, translating to MTDLNVSSWKAARDLLERPTYLVVIETIVLAVIFVISTTGNIFSCFIMYTSPRLRTWHNLLLLNVIFVDLMATVLCVPFGVVVLITGRWIFGNTLCSMVAYVSCLLLTVSIITLAAISISRYFLITSLLRYMNVFKKQNITWMIILIWSFAALCAFPPFLGWGDFLFLPGNAMCFIFFGSNLFYAAVFTLLVIGLPVFVIIACFVRVKLLIEMNKRIKSFTSVTSIASEEIDSAKTLFSVVIMVLLCWFPILLLFLLAAVGIEMPRQASLMSTYSIFLPCALKPVIYFCMKRQFRTGFLAILSKLLPDVYKRRRRNRVAHKSIIIDCAVNRQTSRIHSERHDQFKLKHESAEFEETRNI from the coding sequence atgACAGATCTAAACGTAAGCAGTTGGAAAGCGGCAAGAGATCTATTAGAGCGACCGACTTACCTTGTAGTTATCGAAACTATTGTTTTAGccgttatttttgttatatcaACAACTGGCAACATTTTCTCGTGTTTCATTATGTATACGAGCCCACGTCTTCGTACATGGCACAATTTGCTTCTTCTTAACGTGATTTTTGTGGATTTGATGGCAACTGTTCTTTGTGTTCCATTCGGTGTGGTTGTTCTCATAACAGGGAGGTGGatttttggaaatactctttGTTCCATGGTCGCTTATGTGAGCTGTCTTCTCCTGACAGTCTCAATTATAACTCTAGCAGCGATAAGCATCAGCCGATATTTCTTGATAACGAGCCTCTTAAGGTACATGAACGTcttcaaaaagcaaaacatcACATGGATGATAATACTAATCTGGAGTTTCGCCGCGTTATGCGCTTTTCCGCCATTTTTGGGATGGGGAGATTTCCTCTTCTTGCCAGGAAACGCCATGTGTTTTATATTCTTTGGTTCTAATTTGTTCTACGCCGCGGTTTTCACACTATTAGTGATCGGTCTGCcagtttttgttattattgcaTGCTTTGTGAGGGTGAAGCTTCTGATCGAGATGAACAAACGTATAAAGTCGTTTACGTCGGTGACTTCCATTGCGTCTGAGGAAATCGACTCGGCCAAAACTCTGTTTTCAGTTGTAATCATGGTACTCCTGTGCTGGTTTCCGATTTTGCTGCTTTTTCTGCTGGCAGCTGTTGGGATAGAAATGCCAAGACAAGCATCACTGATGTCAACATATAGCATATTTCTACCATGCGCGCTGAAGCCCGTTATCTATTTCTGCATGAAGAGACAATTCCGGACTGGATTTCTAGCTATTTTGAGCAAGCTTCTACCCGATGTGTACAAGAGAAGACGGAGAAACCGTGTTGCTCATAAATCAATAATTATAGATTGTGCAGTAAACAGACAAACCTCTCGAATCCACAGTGAAAGGCATGATCAGTTCAAACTTAAACACGAGTCTGCCGAATTCgaagaaacaagaaatatataa
- the LOC131800086 gene encoding uncharacterized protein: MAASHDESLFGENIDKSLFEEGLVEIADRLRKQGKSVFDLKAAKDEMSVEKDKYVLINIFRGHASIVVVDKELFETILFPPIWGQMLDGPNLAFREDFETVKRMAATIPLQQYHVCLDESGNKYILTRNMFYMPWLKKSRSFYVGESAMAYLYLQLLCLTVVPSKYRLIIDDCLEFAKRFAKEIAVQENDIRGTEIQALFRTLSVSEHYASAVVEQASRNNPKSGLSAAISYFMSFRLERLLLALGIVVIAIVLYICIRY; this comes from the coding sequence ATGGCTGCCTCGCACGATGAATCCTTGTTCGGAGAAAATATCGACAAGAGTTTGTTTGAGGAAGGTCTTGTGGAGATCGCGGATCGTTTGCGTAAGCAAGGCAAGAGTGTCTTCGATCTGAAAGCAGCAAAGGACGAAATGTCTGTGGAGAAAGACAAATATGTTCTTATAAACATCTTTAGGGGGCATGCATCGATCGTTGTTGTCGACAAAGAATTGTTCGAGACCATTTTATTTCCACCCATCTGGGGACAGATGTTAGATGGACCTAATTTGGCATTCCGGGAAGATTTCGAAACTGTGAAAAGAATGGCTGCTACGATCCCTTTACAGCAGTATCACGTCTGCTTAGACGAGTCTGGCAACAAGTACATTCTTACACGCAACATGTTTTACATGCCATGGCTGAAGAAATCTCGGAGTTTTTACGTTGGAGAATCGGCTATGGCGTACTTATACCTGCAGTTGTTGTGCTTGACTGTTGTTCCATCGAAGTATCGACTGATCATCGACGACTGTTTAGAGTTTGCGAAGCGGTTCGCCAAGGAGATCGCTGTTCAAGAGAACGACATTAGGGGAACGGAAATCCAAGCGTTGTTTAGGACTTTGTCAGTATCCGAGCACTATGCAAGCGCCGTAGTGGAACAAGCTTCTCGAAATAACCCGAAAAGTGGTTTAAGCGCTGCCATTTCTTACTTCATGAGTTTTAGATTAGAAAGACTACTTCTGGCATTAGGTATTGTCGTGATCGCGATTGTTCTGTACATTTGTATACGTTACTAA